In the genome of Populus alba chromosome 11, ASM523922v2, whole genome shotgun sequence, one region contains:
- the LOC118040771 gene encoding uncharacterized protein yields the protein MDSFSSHSSMGSGSPQISAEDLKDQLKNQLAQAYAQEFLETVREKCFEKCITRPGSSLSGSESSCTSRCVERYIEATGIISRALFSAPR from the exons ATGGATTCGTTTTCTTCACATTCAAGTATGGGATCTGGGTCACCCCAAATTTCAGCTGAAGACTTGAAGGACCAGTTAAAGAATCAACTTGCACAAGCTTATGCCCAGGAGTTCCTTGAG ACTGTGAGGGAGAAATGCTTTGAAAAGTGCATTACAAGACCAGGATCAAGCCTGAGTGGGAGCGAAAGTAGCTGCACCTCTAGGTGTGTGGAACGCTACATCGAGGCTACTGGCATCATCAGTAGAGCCCTTTTCAGTGCACCACGCTGA